A segment of the Vespula pensylvanica isolate Volc-1 chromosome 9, ASM1446617v1, whole genome shotgun sequence genome:
CTCTTTATGTCGtcacgaaaatatttattctttctgttCATGTTCTATTGAAAGTTTCGTTACGTCTAAAACGACAAACTACACGAACGTACGGAATATTATACGtaacaaagaaattaaaaaaaaaaaaaataaataactattagGCATGTCATAATTATTTGTTGACCAATTTATGAAACTCTctaatgatatttcattttatcttgtGAAAGCATTAATATATAGTCTCATTGtgcgtaaattattattactgtataatttaatatatttttttctaatttacttttattaccttttcttaattatttcgtCCTTTCTTTAAAATGATCCTTTCggtaataattgttaaaaatgaatattttttacaggGATTTCTTACCAAGAGGTTCTGGTATTGTAACTAGAAGACCACTCATCTTACAATTGATTAATAGCACTACGGGTGAGTCATCACAATATAATCTCATTACCAAAGtatgtttgaaaaatatacaaagagaaaaattatgtttgtatcaaataaaatttatatatacatacatacatacacatatatatatgtatatatatatatcaaaagtcTGTATGTGGTTGCTCTCTGTTATCATGGCTTCCTGTATATCTGAGTTTATAACAAACAGGAAATTCAGTACATTgccatctctttctattcagATATTCTatctaaatctttttataaaagattcacatacaaatatttgttGTAACAaggataatattaatgaatattttttatgattacagAATTTGCAGAATTTTTGCATTGCAAAGGCAAGAAGTTTGTGGACTTTGATGaagtacgaaaagaaatagaatctGAAACAGATAGAGTAACAGGCAGTAATAAGGGTATCTCTAATATACCTATAAATTTAAGAGTATATTCACCTAAtggtaattataattttattactatattcaTGTGATAATCAAACGATTTGAACTAATAGAGAAATtacttctattctttcttagTTCTCAATCTTACATTGATTGATCTACCTGGTCTTACAAAAGTGCCAATTGGAGATCAACCAGCTGATATAGAAGCTCAAATTAAAGCAATGATTTTTCAATTCattagaagagaaaattgtCTTATATTGGCAGTTACACCAGCTAATACCGACTTGGCAAATAGTGATGCTTTAAAACTTGCTAAAGAAGTTGATATACaaggtaatattttttacatttatcaaacagctttataagtatataaataacaatataaaataattgataaggTGTACGTACCATCGGAGTTATTACTAAATTGGATCTTATGGATGATGGGACTGATGCAAGAGATATCTTGGAGAATAAGCTGTTACCTTTGCGAAGAGGCTACATAGGTGTTGTTAATAGAAGTCAAAAAGATATTGAAGGGCgtaaggatataaaaaatgcTTTGGCagctgaaagaaaattttttcttaggTAAATAACTAATATGATTATCTATGTCATCTTGGTGAATACATtttcaaatgtaaaaaatatttatttgttacacTAGCCATCCATCTTATCGACACTTAGCAGATAGATTGGGTACACCTTATCTGCAACGAGTTCTAAATCAACAGCTTACAAATCACATCAGGGATACCCTTCCTGCCTTACGAGATAGACTACAAAAACAGCTTCTTACACTGGAAAAAGATGTTGAACAGTATAAACATTTTAGACCGGATGATCCTGCTATTAAGACAAAGGCTATGTTACAGTAAGTGagagtaaatttttattttataaatgtgtttttgaatttttctatgaactgtataatatttaaactacACATTACAAAAGACGTACAATCTAGTTTATTCCTTAAAAAGTTGCTTATGGGTGGAGGGTCCTGACATTTTAcacaattatttgtttttgtttattttttatttttcagatcaattcaaatgtatatgtaggtatcTTCTCTTATGTATTTGAAGATTTTTTGATAGATTGTGTGTTGTTTGCTTAAAAGACTATTAAATAAAcagatctattaaaaatatcattttatatatttcagtaaaataatttcattattacgcttcatttattattttaagaaatggTGTGATTATTGATTTTGAATGCAGACAGCAAAATAAAACTGAATAACATACTAACGATTTGATACATTAGAAAATATGCATGATATTTTTTGAAGAATACAAAGCTTTTGCGCAAACtctataatttaattcattcaatgaaatacttttttaaatgagaataattttatgttgAAACTCAACATATAAATAGAGAAGTAATTTTGTTACATAGGATTATGTAATTGCTTTTGATCTTGTATAATATCAAGACTCTCTACCcataatattaacatttaatacacaagtttttatatttcattttaaacatttttaaggATGATACAACAACTTCAGTCAGATTTTGAACGGACTATAGAAGGTTCTGGTTCAGCGCAAATTAACACAAATGAACTTAGTGGTGGagcaaaaataaatagattatttcACGAACGTTTTCCatttgaaattgttaaaatgGAATTTGACGAAAAAGAACTCAGAAGAGAAATTGCTTTTGCTATCAGAAATATTCATGGTTAGTTAAATCTCTAATTAtgcttcttatttctttatattaaattacaaaattttagatactattttttaatcttacagGTATCAGGGTAGGATTATTCACGCCAGATATGGCCTTTGAGGCAATAGTCAAAAAGCAAATTAACAGGCTAAAAGAGCCTAGCCTAAAATGTGTGGACCTAGTCGTACAAGAACTTAGTAATGTTGTTCGTATTTGTACAGATAGGGTATgttatattcttcttccttttttttttcaaatttataataattatcatatgaaatttaacatattataattttatattatagatgtCACGTTATCCTAGattaagagaagaaacagaacGTATTATAACTACTCACGTTCGACAACGTGAACAAATGTGTAAAGAGCAACTAGTACTTTTAGTGGATTGTGAGCTTGCATACATGAATACGAATCATGAAGATTTTATTGGTTTTGCCAAGTAAGTATCATTTGAATATTCTTTGTCTGTACATTATTCTAGATGTAATTAGTATTCatgaaagtaaataatatgatacaagaaattaaatttttgcaAGTTTGGTATAATCACTTTTGTGTGTGGCTTTTGTTACATATGTGCCtgctattatattttctttgattttattttaatatatatgagtTACAATATATagtcgatataatatataacattcaATGATGTATGCCAAACATTTctaatgttatattaataacattcgcaaaatatcaatcaaaatatttcattacttaaaaaatcaaatagtTAATTTTGTAGAATAAACATTATGTTTTAGTCCATATCATCGCTAAACTTAGAAATtgtagtatataaaaaaaaaaaaaaaaagaaaaaaaaacacaacaAACAAACAACTCTCAAGTTTGTGTCAAATcatgcaaaaataatatttaaagatcTTATTTTGTCTTAAACAaaaactttgttttttatataaataataaactaacataatagatattaatttagtTAACTAATCATATTTgagcaaaattattttatttttataaaaactattactgctaatattaaagtattaaaatgCATGATGACACATTCTAATGTTCAAATGAGCAATAATACATTATTGAATTCACATTGAAGAGTGCTTACAAACTCATAGAAACAATATTTCACAAATATGAGTTTTTTTAGGTGCAACATATgaacaatttaatttattgatttagctgtaaaatttttttattttttattatttatctttaattgtCTTTTTAGAAAATGCTTTTTTCACAATCAATGCATGCAGTATATTATCCATTTGGTTCAATCTAGTTAATTTATGCGAATATATTCAATACATTTTgcttcataaaaaattatgtaactTTAGCTCTTTAGTAATAACTATTTCATTGCTTCAAATGCTTTTTCGCGCATTTATTGTACTCATTCGCTGCTGCTCAGGTGTGATATATATCTGTGAAAGTTTTTTATgctttttttgtcattttggttataatgcaaatatttttcttttagtatcatttatttttaatattacatatatgcatcTTTTTGgtttaaatcattttacacaaataaaaatagaatgataTCATATGTAATACCAGAGATATTCTcacttgtatgtatataaatattaaatgatgtTTTTTAGGAAAGATACATGAAATTCTAACAATAAGTACTTATTTAACTTCCTTTTGCATGATTTTATACCTAAATGCCTAAttaatatgtgtgtacatgttAACAATCtttgcaataaaatttattcttgtatctgttatataacaattttgttGTGAGAAAATTGGGATtcatttataagaatatatctaaaatatataatgaaatccCGCttattaccaaaaaaaaagaacgaaaaaaaatatctctggCATATATTATCAGTACTAGTtagataattattcattttaagtatttatttcatattcattGTACAAGCAAACAGTCTAAAtgatgaaaacaaataaattttgaaataacaataatgatgtTGCTGACAAATAATGCCATAAACTTCTTAATTTAACTTCTAGTACCATACTGGGTAAggcatatttaaatatatactatatatatacttctctaTATCACTAAtgttaattgaataaatatttcctataaagaaaaatttttatgcatgaattatatcatatatgccTTGCTCTGATCAACATAACATGTATACTTTCCCCCACAAATGTCTCTATTCATGATCgacttctttatattttacaattaaaaaaatgatttaattgtaTCGGCAGCGCGGCGGCCAGTAGCCATAATGCAAGGtaagaaatgttaaaatacattgacaaaaaaatttccactacattttttgttccttccaTTTTCACGCTTTCTCTTATGCTTATCCTTCCGATAATGTTTTTGGCTTTTACCTTACAATGatgttttattacaatatatatatatatatatatatataaatcgcaACCGACAGCAATCTCTGGcttgatttaatattattccttATGATGAATGTATAAAGGACatccaaaaaaatattttcatattataatatataccattgtgataaagtttaatataacaaaaactGCACTATggtatattattctttaattgaaatttaatattttcccaCACATGCTCtctgatcatttatttttatttattgtttaataatattatagatttttaattatacatttcttatatGATTTATCATTTATGATGGATGTGATATTAGTACTTTGAGGAGCATAATTATGGaagattgtttttctttaaaattttttcaacataaattgtttataatgtgatattaaatataaaatgatacttCTTAGAACTCTATTccaatttgaattatttctgttttagTTGTATCTTCATTACATGTtacattatgtattatatattaataaattttttttttaaataaaacaagtaATTGATATACGAAATAATGTAAGTCATTCATGAATATTTAGACAAAAATAATGTACTAAACACAGCAACATCAATTCTACGTTTTTGTTTCACATTCCAAACCATTTCATACATTTAAAATGTGCTTAAGCAATACATTATGTTAATAAGAAGTTGCTTCGATTGCAGGTGTAAATAGTTCTCTTTGCAGTGTGTAAATACTATTTTTTGAATGATTGTTACAAGGTATATTTACAagcttattttaaaaattacaggaatatgatatatacatgtctgcatgtttgaaatttttttacagcattttataatttcaaaatgtgGCACAGTAGAATGTTTCAAAGTTCTTCACagtcaatgaaaaaagaaatgttacacaaaattttgctttttcaaGAATGCTAAGAAAGTTACTTCTTCATttaaaatacacatatattctatattttttcttataattttttttatttatattgcatttattttgcaatttttcttctatagtCATTAAGacatatttaaaaacttttgctctaatattataatataacatgtttgcataattttttaaacctAATGCTAGGATTTTTACCCTGCTAGTTTGTTCAATAAAAGTGTGACTAGTGCAATTTTCGTGGTACACTATTATGGTGGGCCTTGcacaagaatatataaaagtttctctttttatacatttcattatatatccttttttatgtTACAGTGCTCAGCAATCATCAGAAAATGCAGTTAAGGCTGGACGACATACTTTAGGCAACCAAGTAATACGTAAAGGTTACATGTGTATTCATAATCTTGGTATTATGAAAGGAGGATCCAAAGACTACTGGTTTGTTTTGACCGCCGAAAGTATTTCTTGGTTCAAAGATGAAGAggtaaataattttccaaaacagaattaaaattttttatttattttatatctattaatatatttatttttaattcattttaaaggaacgcgaaaagaaatatatgctACCTCTTGATGGTTTGAAACTGCGCGATTTAGAACAAGGCTTCATGTCTCGACGACATCTTTTTGCATTATTCAATCCTGAAGGAAGGAACGTTTATAAAGATTCTAAACAACTTGAATTAAGTTGTGAAACACAGGATGATGTTGATTCTTGGAAGGCTTCGTTACTCAGAGCTGGAGTATATCCTGAGAAATCAACAGAGCAAGCAAATGGTGAAGGAGAGGTAatgtatctatacatatttcaatcacacacacacatcatttttctttttgtatttaaggtgaaaacaaatgttatatgtataaaatctGTAACTTTTTATAGATTCTTATTCCTAAATGTATCAATGTATATGTGACTAGATATGTTAATACTAAtgtttatcataaaaaaaaaaaaaatgtttgtttcttttatttgaaataatagttatttattactttacaCTCAACTTTCCATAAAAGTTTCTCAAATTAGGGTATacctattaaaaatattagtcgaaatattaatattgtattaaactTATTAGATCagtattttatgatttattttaggATAAGCAGAGGGTGAgttgaatgaaaagaaagagtgattCGAATTCTTGTTTCATTTCGAAATGAGAAAACTAACTGTGTGGTGGTGTGATTTAGTTTagcttataaaaataattaaagatttgtctgaaaaaatttaatcataaACTGTGTGATTTTGCATGTTgtcatttttgataaaatttaatcaatataGTATTTCTATTGTTTGTGTATCTATAATgaaatctttttgtttaaaattttgaACAACTAAAGGAAGGATATGAGGTTTGTAAAATTGTATAGAACTTGTACTATTCTGGAACATACAGCACATATGATTACTACATACACCTCCACTCAGCATATTACACTActtaagtaatatttaattgatcaaaaaaatatataaactccAATTAATTCAAGcataataatgatgaaaaaattgtgaaatgctatttataatgtaaatgaTCATTTAAGTACTgctaagaaataattttatatatatacttactataCATTGATGTAgtaatagaatttaatatatttagtttGTATTGATTACAATACAAagtttcgatataattataatgttgATAGTatagttttttgttttgttttatatagatcatatagttcttttcttatgaaatatatttgattatttattttatatcaaaaagatcaaatttcttacatttcatttatatgttTAGGGTGGTACAGAAGGTCAATCTTCAATGGATCCTCAGTTAGAACGTCAAGTGGAGACAATTAGGAATCTAGTAGATTCTTACATGAAAATTGTTACAAAAACTACCCGTGATCTTGTTCCAAAGACAATTATGCATCTCATCATTAATAATGCAAAAGACTTTATTAATGGAGAATTATTGGCACATCTTTATGCAAGTGGTGATCAGGTaagaaaataacatatttattatataatttattgttatcacTTTTCTATTTACCTCAATCTATCTACCAGTCATTACGTATTCCTACATTTTTTAGTTGACAGAAgatgaaatagatatattcaaGAATTTCATTGATCCTGTAATTGTAAGTCCTATCCCTCCAACAAATCCTATTTCCATAATTTCCTTATATAAGTGACAtgcattccttttttttacattactttaatttttttttatatccaataataccattattattatgcttttatttgattataggCATCTATGATGGAAGAGTCTCCTGAAGAAGcacagaaaagagaagaaatgttACGCATGTATCATGCATGT
Coding sequences within it:
- the LOC122631998 gene encoding dynamin isoform X11, which translates into the protein MAGNMGMEQLIPIVNKLQDAFTQLGVHMQLDLPQIAVVGGQSAGKSSVLENFVGKDFLPRGSGIVTRRPLILQLINSTTEFAEFLHCKGKKFVDFDEVRKEIESETDRVTGSNKGISNIPINLRVYSPNVLNLTLIDLPGLTKVPIGDQPADIEAQIKAMIFQFIRRENCLILAVTPANTDLANSDALKLAKEVDIQGVRTIGVITKLDLMDDGTDARDILENKLLPLRRGYIGVVNRSQKDIEGRKDIKNALAAERKFFLSHPSYRHLADRLGTPYLQRVLNQQLTNHIRDTLPALRDRLQKQLLTLEKDVEQYKHFRPDDPAIKTKAMLQMIQQLQSDFERTIEGSGSAQINTNELSGGAKINRLFHERFPFEIVKMEFDEKELRREIAFAIRNIHGIRVGLFTPDMAFEAIVKKQINRLKEPSLKCVDLVVQELSNVVRICTDRMSRYPRLREETERIITTHVRQREQMCKEQLVLLVDCELAYMNTNHEDFIGFANAAASSHNASAQQSSENAVKAGRHTLGNQVIRKGYMCIHNLGIMKGGSKDYWFVLTAESISWFKDEEEREKKYMLPLDGLKLRDLEQGFMSRRHLFALFNPEGRNVYKDSKQLELSCETQDDVDSWKASLLRAGVYPEKSTEQANGEGEEGYEGGTEGQSSMDPQLERQVETIRNLVDSYMKIVTKTTRDLVPKTIMHLIINNAKDFINGELLAHLYASGDQASMMEESPEEAQKREEMLRMYHACKEALRIIGDVSMATVSTPVPPPVKNDWLASGENPSSRVPPPVPATGRPAPAIPNRPGPGGPPPARANPGLPPPLIPSRGGGLQQRVTQAATQAAANAAVNELMDAFRIKRPVPNIPPRIPDRPYSGRLN
- the LOC122631998 gene encoding dynamin isoform X5 — protein: MAGNMGMEQLIPIVNKLQDAFTQLGVHMQLDLPQIAVVGGQSAGKSSVLENFVGKDFLPRGSGIVTRRPLILQLINSTTEFAEFLHCKGKKFVDFDEVRKEIESETDRVTGSNKGISNIPINLRVYSPNVLNLTLIDLPGLTKVPIGDQPADIEAQIKAMIFQFIRRENCLILAVTPANTDLANSDALKLAKEVDIQGVRTIGVITKLDLMDDGTDARDILENKLLPLRRGYIGVVNRSQKDIEGRKDIKNALAAERKFFLSHPSYRHLADRLGTPYLQRVLNQQLTNHIRDTLPALRDRLQKQLLTLEKDVEQYKHFRPDDPAIKTKAMLQMIQQLQSDFERTIEGSGSAQINTNELSGGAKINRLFHERFPFEIVKMEFDEKELRREIAFAIRNIHGIRVGLFTPDMAFEAIVKKQINRLKEPSLKCVDLVVQELSNVVRICTDRMSRYPRLREETERIITTHVRQREQMCKEQLVLLVDCELAYMNTNHEDFIGFANAQQSSENAVKAGRHTLGNQVIRKGYMCIHNLGIMKGGSKDYWFVLTAESISWFKDEEEREKKYMLPLDGLKLRDLEQGFMSRRHLFALFNPEGRNVYKDSKQLELSCETQDDVDSWKASLLRAGVYPEKSTEQANGEGEEGYEGGTEGQSSMDPQLERQVETIRNLVDSYMKIVTKTTRDLVPKTIMHLIINNAKDFINGELLAHLYASGDQASMMEESPEEAQKREEMLRMYHACKEALRIIGDVSMATVSTPVPPPVKNDWLASGENPSLGLSPPSPGGPRRGVTQPPPLSSSRVPPPVPATGRPAPAIPNRPGPGGPPPARANPGLPPPLIPSRGGGLQQRVTQAATQAAANAAVNELMDAFRIKRPVPNIPPRIPDRPYSGRLN
- the LOC122631998 gene encoding dynamin isoform X1, encoding MAGNMGMEQLIPIVNKLQDAFTQLGVHMQLDLPQIAVVGGQSAGKSSVLENFVGKDFLPRGSGIVTRRPLILQLINSTTEFAEFLHCKGKKFVDFDEVRKEIESETDRVTGSNKGISNIPINLRVYSPNVLNLTLIDLPGLTKVPIGDQPADIEAQIKAMIFQFIRRENCLILAVTPANTDLANSDALKLAKEVDIQGVRTIGVITKLDLMDDGTDARDILENKLLPLRRGYIGVVNRSQKDIEGRKDIKNALAAERKFFLSHPSYRHLADRLGTPYLQRVLNQQLTNHIRDTLPALRDRLQKQLLTLEKDVEQYKHFRPDDPAIKTKAMLQMIQQLQSDFERTIEGSGSAQINTNELSGGAKINRLFHERFPFEIVKMEFDEKELRREIAFAIRNIHGIRVGLFTPDMAFEAIVKKQINRLKEPSLKCVDLVVQELSNVVRICTDRMSRYPRLREETERIITTHVRQREQMCKEQLVLLVDCELAYMNTNHEDFIGFANAAASSHNASAQQSSENAVKAGRHTLGNQVIRKGYMCIHNLGIMKGGSKDYWFVLTAESISWFKDEEEREKKYMLPLDGLKLRDLEQGFMSRRHLFALFNPEGRNVYKDSKQLELSCETQDDVDSWKASLLRAGVYPEKSTEQANGEGEEGYEGGTEGQSSMDPQLERQVETIRNLVDSYMKIVTKTTRDLVPKTIMHLIINNAKDFINGELLAHLYASGDQASMMEESPEEAQKREEMLRMYHACKEALRIIGDVSMATVSTPVPPPVKNDWLASGENPSLGLSPPSPGGPRRGVTQPPPLSSSRVPPPVPATGRPAPAIPNRPGPGGPPPARANPGLPPPLIPSRGGGLQQRVTQAATQAAANAAVNELMDAFRIKRPVPNIPPRIPDRPYSGRLN
- the LOC122631998 gene encoding dynamin isoform X2 translates to MAGNMGMEQLIPIVNKLQDAFTQLGVHMQLDLPQIAVVGGQSAGKSSVLENFVGKDFLPRGSGIVTRRPLILQLINSTTEFAEFLHCKGKKFVDFDEVRKEIESETDRVTGSNKGISNIPINLRVYSPNVLNLTLIDLPGLTKVPIGDQPADIEAQIKAMIFQFIRRENCLILAVTPANTDLANSDALKLAKEVDIQGVRTIGVITKLDLMDDGTDARDILENKLLPLRRGYIGVVNRSQKDIEGRKDIKNALAAERKFFLSHPSYRHLADRLGTPYLQRVLNQQLTNHIRDTLPALRDRLQKQLLTLEKDVEQYKHFRPDDPAIKTKAMLQMIQQLQSDFERTIEGSGSAQINTNELSGGAKINRLFHERFPFEIVKMEFDEKELRREIAFAIRNIHGIRVGLFTPDMAFEAIVKKQINRLKEPSLKCVDLVVQELSNVVRICTDRMSRYPRLREETERIITTHVRQREQMCKEQLVLLVDCELAYMNTNHEDFIGFANAAASSHNASAQQSSENAVKAGRHTLGNQVIRKGYMCIHNLGIMKGGSKDYWFVLTAESISWFKDEEEREKKYMLPLDGLKLRDLEQGFMSRRHLFALFNPEGRNVYKDSKQLELSCETQDDVDSWKASLLRAGVYPEKSTEQANGEGEEGYEGGTEGQSSMDPQLERQVETIRNLVDSYMKIVTKTTRDLVPKTIMHLIINNAKDFINGELLAHLYASGDQASMMEESPEEAQKREEMLRMYHACKEALRIIGDVSMATVSTPVPPPVKNDWLASGENPRLSPPSPGGPRRGVTQPPPLSSSRVPPPVPATGRPAPAIPNRPGPGGPPPARANPGLPPPLIPSRGGGLQQRVTQAATQAAANAAVNELMDAFRIKRPVPNIPPRIPDRPYSGRLN
- the LOC122631998 gene encoding dynamin isoform X14; this encodes MAGNMGMEQLIPIVNKLQDAFTQLGVHMQLDLPQIAVVGGQSAGKSSVLENFVGKDFLPRGSGIVTRRPLILQLINSTTEFAEFLHCKGKKFVDFDEVRKEIESETDRVTGSNKGISNIPINLRVYSPNVLNLTLIDLPGLTKVPIGDQPADIEAQIKAMIFQFIRRENCLILAVTPANTDLANSDALKLAKEVDIQGVRTIGVITKLDLMDDGTDARDILENKLLPLRRGYIGVVNRSQKDIEGRKDIKNALAAERKFFLSHPSYRHLADRLGTPYLQRVLNQQLTNHIRDTLPALRDRLQKQLLTLEKDVEQYKHFRPDDPAIKTKAMLQMIQQLQSDFERTIEGSGSAQINTNELSGGAKINRLFHERFPFEIVKMEFDEKELRREIAFAIRNIHGIRVGLFTPDMAFEAIVKKQINRLKEPSLKCVDLVVQELSNVVRICTDRMSRYPRLREETERIITTHVRQREQMCKEQLVLLVDCELAYMNTNHEDFIGFANAAASSHNASAQQSSENAVKAGRHTLGNQVIRKGYMCIHNLGIMKGGSKDYWFVLTAESISWFKDEEEREKKYMLPLDGLKLRDLEQGFMSRRHLFALFNPEGRNVYKDSKQLELSCETQDDVDSWKASLLRAGVYPEKSTEQANGEGEEGYEGGTEGQSSMDPQLERQVETIRNLVDSYMKIVTKTTRDLVPKTIMHLIINNAKDFINGELLAHLYASGDQASMMEESPEEAQKREEMLRMYHACKEALRIIGDVSMATVSTPVPPPVKNDWLASGENPRLSPPSPGGPRRGVTQPPPLSSSRVPPPVPATGRPAPAIPNRPGPGGPPPARANPGLPPPLIPS
- the LOC122631998 gene encoding dynamin isoform X7 — translated: MAGNMGMEQLIPIVNKLQDAFTQLGVHMQLDLPQIAVVGGQSAGKSSVLENFVGKDFLPRGSGIVTRRPLILQLINSTTEFAEFLHCKGKKFVDFDEVRKEIESETDRVTGSNKGISNIPINLRVYSPNVLNLTLIDLPGLTKVPIGDQPADIEAQIKAMIFQFIRRENCLILAVTPANTDLANSDALKLAKEVDIQGVRTIGVITKLDLMDDGTDARDILENKLLPLRRGYIGVVNRSQKDIEGRKDIKNALAAERKFFLSHPSYRHLADRLGTPYLQRVLNQQLTNHIRDTLPALRDRLQKQLLTLEKDVEQYKHFRPDDPAIKTKAMLQMIQQLQSDFERTIEGSGSAQINTNELSGGAKINRLFHERFPFEIVKMEFDEKELRREIAFAIRNIHGIRVGLFTPDMAFEAIVKKQINRLKEPSLKCVDLVVQELSNVVRICTDRMSRYPRLREETERIITTHVRQREQMCKEQLVLLVDCELAYMNTNHEDFIGFANAQQSSENAVKAGRHTLGNQVIRKGYMCIHNLGIMKGGSKDYWFVLTAESISWFKDEEEREKKYMLPLDGLKLRDLEQGFMSRRHLFALFNPEGRNVYKDSKQLELSCETQDDVDSWKASLLRAGVYPEKSTEQANGEGEGGTEGQSSMDPQLERQVETIRNLVDSYMKIVTKTTRDLVPKTIMHLIINNAKDFINGELLAHLYASGDQASMMEESPEEAQKREEMLRMYHACKEALRIIGDVSMATVSTPVPPPVKNDWLASGENPSLGLSPPSPGGPRRGVTQPPPLSSSRVPPPVPATGRPAPAIPNRPGPGGPPPARANPGLPPPLIPSRGGGLQQRVTQAATQAAANAAVNELMDAFRIKRPVPNIPPRIPDRPYSGRLN
- the LOC122631998 gene encoding dynamin isoform X4, with the translated sequence MAGNMGMEQLIPIVNKLQDAFTQLGVHMQLDLPQIAVVGGQSAGKSSVLENFVGKDFLPRGSGIVTRRPLILQLINSTTEFAEFLHCKGKKFVDFDEVRKEIESETDRVTGSNKGISNIPINLRVYSPNVLNLTLIDLPGLTKVPIGDQPADIEAQIKAMIFQFIRRENCLILAVTPANTDLANSDALKLAKEVDIQGVRTIGVITKLDLMDDGTDARDILENKLLPLRRGYIGVVNRSQKDIEGRKDIKNALAAERKFFLSHPSYRHLADRLGTPYLQRVLNQQLTNHIRDTLPALRDRLQKQLLTLEKDVEQYKHFRPDDPAIKTKAMLQMIQQLQSDFERTIEGSGSAQINTNELSGGAKINRLFHERFPFEIVKMEFDEKELRREIAFAIRNIHGIRVGLFTPDMAFEAIVKKQINRLKEPSLKCVDLVVQELSNVVRICTDRMSRYPRLREETERIITTHVRQREQMCKEQLVLLVDCELAYMNTNHEDFIGFANAAASSHNASAQQSSENAVKAGRHTLGNQVIRKGYMCIHNLGIMKGGSKDYWFVLTAESISWFKDEEEREKKYMLPLDGLKLRDLEQGFMSRRHLFALFNPEGRNVYKDSKQLELSCETQDDVDSWKASLLRAGVYPEKSTEQANGEGEGGTEGQSSMDPQLERQVETIRNLVDSYMKIVTKTTRDLVPKTIMHLIINNAKDFINGELLAHLYASGDQASMMEESPEEAQKREEMLRMYHACKEALRIIGDVSMATVSTPVPPPVKNDWLASGENPRLSPPSPGGPRRGVTQPPPLSSSRVPPPVPATGRPAPAIPNRPGPGGPPPARANPGLPPPLIPSRGGGLQQRVTQAATQAAANAAVNELMDAFRIKRPVPNIPPRIPDRPYSGRLN